One window of Mesorhizobium loti R88b genomic DNA carries:
- the cobU gene encoding bifunctional adenosylcobinamide kinase/adenosylcobinamide-phosphate guanylyltransferase: MPNRSKLTFIIGGARSGKSAHAEILVTASPSPWAYIATAQAYDDEMRERIALHRLRRGEGWTTIDAALDLAGALEALPDNQPVLVDCLTLWLTNHMLAEHDLVAECRRLADVLSRPRGPWFVVSNEVGQGIVPDNALARRFRDDAGRLNQQVAAVADTVLLMVAGLPLKVK, encoded by the coding sequence TTGCCTAATCGCAGCAAGCTGACCTTCATCATCGGCGGCGCGCGCTCCGGAAAGAGCGCGCACGCCGAAATTCTTGTGACGGCCTCGCCCTCACCATGGGCGTATATCGCCACAGCGCAAGCCTATGACGACGAGATGCGCGAGCGCATCGCACTGCACCGCTTAAGGCGCGGCGAGGGCTGGACGACCATCGACGCAGCGCTCGACCTTGCCGGTGCGCTCGAGGCCTTGCCCGACAACCAGCCGGTGCTTGTCGACTGCCTGACGCTGTGGCTGACCAATCACATGCTGGCCGAGCACGACCTTGTCGCCGAATGCCGGCGGCTGGCGGATGTGTTGTCGCGGCCGCGTGGACCCTGGTTCGTGGTATCCAATGAAGTCGGGCAAGGCATCGTGCCCGACAATGCGCTGGCTCGCCGTTTTCGCGATGACGCCGGTCGGCTCAACCAGCAGGTTGCGGCAGTTGCCGATACGGTGCTGCTGATGGTGGCGGGGTTGCCCCTCAAGGTGAAATGA
- the cobO gene encoding cob(I)yrinic acid a,c-diamide adenosyltransferase, whose amino-acid sequence MTDIDDKDEERHRAKMAKRKAVQDAEVASKTVEKGLLIVNTGPGKGKTTAAFGLALRMLGYGKRVGVVQFIKGKWHTGEKDAFAAFGDRVVWHAMGEGFTWETQDLKRDVAAAEAAWAKALELIADPSISLVVLDELNIALRYDYLDLDTVVGALKARREGLHVVVTGRNAKPALVEAADLVTEMGVTKHHFSAGVKAQQGIEF is encoded by the coding sequence ATGACCGACATCGACGATAAGGACGAAGAGCGCCATCGCGCCAAGATGGCCAAGCGCAAGGCGGTGCAGGACGCCGAGGTGGCGAGCAAGACGGTCGAGAAAGGACTGCTGATCGTCAACACTGGTCCGGGCAAGGGCAAGACGACAGCCGCCTTTGGCCTGGCGTTGCGGATGCTCGGCTATGGCAAGCGCGTCGGTGTCGTCCAGTTCATCAAGGGTAAGTGGCATACCGGCGAGAAGGATGCTTTCGCCGCCTTCGGCGACCGCGTCGTCTGGCATGCGATGGGCGAGGGCTTTACCTGGGAGACGCAGGATTTGAAGCGCGACGTCGCGGCGGCGGAAGCCGCATGGGCCAAGGCGCTTGAGTTAATCGCCGATCCCTCGATCAGCCTCGTCGTGCTCGACGAGTTGAACATCGCGCTGCGCTACGACTATCTCGATCTCGACACGGTGGTTGGCGCGCTAAAGGCGCGTCGCGAAGGCCTGCATGTTGTCGTCACTGGCCGCAATGCCAAGCCGGCGCTGGTCGAGGCGGCCGATCTGGTCACCGAGATGGGCGTGACCAAACACCATTTTTCGGCAGGCGTGAAAGCGCAGCAGGGGATCGAGTTCTAG
- the cbiB gene encoding adenosylcobinamide-phosphate synthase CbiB: MSVLIAFLSLAVEFVLGYPDWLFRAIGHPVTWFGRLISFLDIRLNRATDPDALRRQNGVRALLVIVLLPAVIGLCVQLVLLWFVPFGLFIAALLATSLLSQKSLYDHVEAVADALDSGGLAMGRVAVSRIVGRDPEALDRAAVCRAAIESLAENFSDGIVAPAFWTGVGGLAGGAAYKAANTADSMIGHRTPRHEAFGWAAARFDDWINLPASRLTALLIVLAAFLVKGADPSSAQQAVWRDAKKHRSPNAGWPEAAMAGALGLALAGPRSYGGIVVDDVFMGEGGRRDVDSGDIRRALTLYRVADYLLIALFGLVSAITVLAF, encoded by the coding sequence ATGTCAGTCCTGATCGCTTTCCTGTCTTTGGCCGTCGAATTCGTCCTGGGTTATCCGGACTGGCTGTTCCGCGCCATCGGCCATCCCGTAACATGGTTCGGCAGGCTGATATCCTTTCTCGACATCAGGCTCAACCGCGCCACTGATCCCGACGCGCTGCGTCGCCAAAATGGTGTCCGGGCGCTGCTGGTCATCGTGCTGCTGCCGGCGGTGATTGGTCTCTGCGTGCAGCTTGTTCTGCTCTGGTTCGTTCCGTTCGGGCTGTTCATTGCCGCCCTTCTGGCGACATCGCTGCTGTCGCAGAAAAGCCTCTACGACCATGTCGAGGCCGTGGCTGACGCGCTTGACTCGGGCGGCCTGGCCATGGGCCGCGTCGCCGTCTCGCGCATCGTCGGCCGCGATCCCGAGGCGCTCGACCGCGCCGCCGTCTGCCGGGCGGCGATCGAAAGCCTGGCCGAGAATTTTTCCGACGGCATCGTCGCCCCCGCCTTCTGGACGGGTGTCGGCGGTCTGGCCGGCGGTGCCGCCTACAAGGCCGCCAACACCGCCGATTCGATGATCGGCCACCGCACCCCGCGTCACGAGGCCTTCGGCTGGGCCGCCGCGCGCTTCGATGATTGGATCAACCTGCCGGCCTCGCGGCTGACAGCTTTGCTGATCGTGCTGGCGGCTTTCCTGGTCAAGGGCGCCGATCCCAGCAGCGCCCAGCAAGCGGTGTGGCGCGACGCGAAGAAGCACCGCTCGCCCAATGCCGGCTGGCCGGAGGCGGCGATGGCCGGCGCGCTTGGCCTGGCACTTGCCGGACCGCGCAGCTATGGCGGCATCGTGGTCGACGATGTTTTCATGGGCGAAGGCGGCCGCCGCGACGTCGACAGCGGCGACATCAGGCGGGCGCTGACGCTCTATCGCGTCGCCGATTATCTACTGATCGCGCTGTTCGGTTTGGTCTCGGCGATCACGGTTCTGGCGTTCTAG
- the cobD gene encoding threonine-phosphate decarboxylase CobD codes for MKLLDGAVDHGGSLGRARVLFPNAVLPFVDLSTGINPHSYPLFDLPATSLSRLPEAGRGRELTEIAARTYGAPSPANVVAAPGTQILLPRVVSLVRPGKALVLGPTYAEHARAAAIAGHEVSEVSDFTALADADLAIIVNPNNPDGRVIERDRLLVLADRLRTKGGLLVVDEAFMDVGPREHSVAGEVGLGDIVVLRSFGKFFGLAGLRLGFALSDAATVQQLETQFGPWAVAGPALEYGIRALGDIGWQDAMRASLAEAAARLDALFGRFGVPVSGGTTLFRYLSLPDAASLFSALGERGILLRHFNDRPDVLRAGLPGSQEEWQRLESALAEWAAQREDRSKGSKQ; via the coding sequence ATGAAGCTTCTTGATGGAGCGGTGGACCACGGTGGAAGTCTTGGCCGGGCGAGGGTGCTTTTCCCCAACGCGGTGCTGCCTTTCGTCGACCTCTCGACTGGTATCAATCCGCACTCCTACCCGCTTTTCGACCTGCCCGCCACCTCGCTATCGCGATTGCCGGAAGCGGGACGCGGGCGTGAGCTGACAGAAATCGCGGCCAGAACCTACGGCGCGCCGTCGCCTGCCAACGTCGTGGCGGCTCCGGGCACACAAATCCTGCTGCCGCGCGTGGTCTCGCTGGTGAGGCCCGGCAAGGCACTGGTGCTGGGGCCGACCTATGCCGAACATGCCCGCGCAGCGGCGATCGCCGGGCACGAGGTGAGCGAAGTCAGCGATTTCACGGCGCTGGCTGACGCTGACCTCGCCATTATCGTCAATCCCAACAATCCGGATGGTCGCGTCATCGAACGCGACCGTCTGCTGGTGCTAGCGGACAGGCTGCGCACCAAGGGCGGGCTGCTGGTGGTCGACGAGGCATTCATGGATGTGGGCCCGCGCGAGCACAGCGTCGCCGGTGAAGTCGGTCTGGGTGACATCGTCGTGCTGCGCTCGTTTGGCAAGTTCTTTGGGCTGGCTGGCCTTCGGCTTGGCTTCGCGCTTTCCGATGCCGCGACTGTTCAACAGCTGGAAACGCAGTTCGGGCCTTGGGCCGTCGCCGGTCCGGCGCTGGAATATGGTATTCGGGCGCTAGGCGATATCGGCTGGCAGGACGCGATGCGGGCATCCCTTGCTGAGGCCGCGGCGCGGCTCGACGCGCTGTTCGGCCGCTTCGGCGTGCCCGTCTCGGGCGGCACCACGCTGTTTCGCTATCTCAGCCTGCCGGATGCGGCCAGCCTATTTTCCGCCCTTGGCGAGCGCGGCATCCTGCTTCGGCATTTCAACGATCGACCCGATGTCTTGCGCGCGGGTCTGCCGGGGAGTCAGGAGGAATGGCAGCGGCTCGAATCTGCCCTTGCCGAATGGGCGGCGCAGCGCGAGGATCGATCGAAGGGTTCCAAACAATGA
- a CDS encoding tyrosine phosphatase family protein → MIHVCSLAKIEETVARTGADRMLSLLSVGTDVTRPTSIARENHLHLVMHDIAVAQDGMTMPGEEHVRNLLDFARRWDRAKPMVVHCYAGISRSTASAYIIAAALAPRRDEAELAKTLRALSPSATPNPRLIAVADVLLERNGRMIEAIESIGRGADAFEGMPFALKIDS, encoded by the coding sequence ATGATCCATGTCTGCTCGCTGGCAAAAATTGAGGAAACGGTGGCCAGGACCGGCGCCGACCGCATGCTGTCGCTGCTTTCCGTCGGGACCGATGTGACGCGTCCTACCTCGATAGCGAGGGAAAACCATCTGCATCTCGTCATGCACGATATCGCGGTGGCGCAGGACGGCATGACCATGCCGGGCGAGGAACATGTGCGCAATCTGCTCGATTTCGCGCGCCGCTGGGACCGAGCCAAGCCGATGGTCGTGCATTGCTATGCCGGCATCAGCCGTTCGACCGCTTCGGCCTATATTATCGCTGCCGCACTGGCGCCAAGACGTGACGAGGCAGAGCTGGCCAAGACGTTGCGGGCGCTGTCGCCCTCGGCGACACCCAATCCGCGGTTGATCGCTGTGGCCGATGTGCTTCTAGAGCGCAACGGCCGCATGATCGAGGCGATCGAATCGATCGGGCGCGGCGCCGACGCCTTTGAAGGCATGCCGTTCGCGCTGAAGATCGATAGTTAG
- a CDS encoding creatininase family protein encodes MTVAKRRVWWGDYRTTEYASIDPEATIAVLPVAAIEQHGPHLPVSTDTSIMNGMLDTVISRLPDDLDIRILPVQAVGKSNEHLHAPGTLTLPATTLIEAWTELGVSIARAGVRKLIVVNSHGGNEEIMGIITRELRVREKMLAVKTSWQRFGRPAGMYTELEDRHGIHGGDVETSLMLHFRPDLVEMAKADNFVSNVAKAEKEFSLLRHTGTHAFAWIASDLNPNGVVGDASIATAEKGRLTAEHQADGFISLLRDVRKAKLVEWLK; translated from the coding sequence ATGACCGTAGCCAAAAGACGCGTGTGGTGGGGCGACTACCGGACGACCGAGTACGCCTCGATCGATCCAGAGGCAACGATTGCCGTGCTGCCGGTGGCGGCGATCGAGCAGCATGGGCCGCATTTACCGGTCTCGACCGATACCTCGATCATGAACGGAATGCTCGACACGGTCATTTCGCGCCTGCCAGACGATCTCGACATCCGCATCCTGCCGGTTCAGGCGGTGGGCAAGTCCAACGAGCACCTGCACGCGCCGGGCACCCTCACCTTGCCGGCAACGACGCTGATCGAGGCCTGGACGGAGCTTGGCGTGTCGATCGCGCGCGCCGGCGTGCGCAAGCTGATCGTCGTCAATTCGCATGGCGGTAATGAGGAGATCATGGGCATCATCACGCGCGAATTGCGGGTGCGCGAAAAGATGCTGGCCGTAAAAACCAGTTGGCAGCGCTTTGGCCGTCCGGCCGGCATGTACACCGAACTCGAGGACCGTCACGGCATCCATGGCGGCGATGTCGAGACGTCCTTGATGCTACATTTCCGGCCGGACCTGGTCGAGATGGCCAAGGCCGACAATTTCGTTTCCAACGTCGCCAAGGCCGAGAAGGAATTTTCGCTGCTGCGCCACACCGGCACCCATGCCTTCGCCTGGATCGCCAGCGATCTCAACCCCAACGGCGTGGTCGGCGACGCCAGCATCGCAACGGCCGAAAAGGGCCGGCTGACGGCGGAGCATCAGGCCGACGGGTTCATCAGCCTGCTCAGGGATGTGCGCAAGGCAAAGCTTGTCGAGTGGCTGAAGTAG
- a CDS encoding RidA family protein → MFKFLTPKSIKPPFARYSHGVEVPPGKRLVLCSGQVAITADDQIPEDAGAQAELCFRNIEAVLGEAGLGLGDIVRINAYVTDRAHLRPYMDVRDRLFSSPAPASTLMIVSGFARPEFKVEVEAIAAG, encoded by the coding sequence ATGTTCAAATTCCTCACCCCCAAGTCGATCAAGCCGCCCTTTGCCCGTTACAGCCATGGTGTCGAGGTGCCCCCGGGCAAGCGGCTGGTGCTGTGCTCAGGCCAGGTCGCCATCACGGCGGACGACCAGATCCCCGAAGACGCTGGTGCCCAGGCCGAGCTCTGTTTCCGCAACATCGAGGCAGTGCTTGGCGAGGCGGGGCTAGGGCTCGGGGATATCGTGCGCATCAACGCCTATGTCACTGACCGCGCGCATCTGCGCCCCTATATGGACGTTCGCGACCGGTTGTTTTCAAGCCCGGCGCCCGCCTCGACGTTGATGATCGTCAGCGGATTTGCCCGGCCCGAATTCAAGGTCGAGGTCGAGGCCATCGCCGCCGGGTGA
- a CDS encoding ABC transporter substrate-binding protein: MYVKQKISVAVVALLAASTLGAAANEKVTFGTNWLAEPEHGGYYQAVADGTYAACGLDVTIMQGGPQVSGRPMLLAGKIDFYMGGNLLSAFDAVQQGIPMRVVAADFQKDPQVIMSHPGEGLDKWEDLKNADQYILGDEGVQTFFQWMVTALGFDAAKRAPYTYNTAPFLANKKSIQQGYVTSEPFAVKKEGGFVPNQFLLADYGWDTYSTTIEVMQDTIDKKPEVVQCFVDGSAKGWYKYLYGDNKAANDMIKKDNPDMTDDQIAFSIDQMKKFGLADSGDTEKLGIGAMTDARIKSFYDKMVKAKVTPAGIDITKGYTLAFVNKGVGLDLKK; the protein is encoded by the coding sequence ATGTACGTAAAACAGAAGATCTCGGTGGCGGTGGTGGCCTTGCTTGCCGCCAGCACGCTGGGTGCGGCGGCGAATGAAAAAGTCACTTTCGGCACCAACTGGTTGGCCGAGCCGGAACATGGCGGCTATTACCAGGCCGTGGCGGACGGCACCTATGCTGCCTGCGGCCTCGACGTCACCATTATGCAGGGCGGCCCGCAAGTCAGCGGTCGGCCGATGCTTTTGGCCGGCAAGATCGATTTCTACATGGGCGGCAATCTGCTGTCGGCCTTCGACGCCGTCCAGCAAGGCATTCCGATGCGCGTGGTGGCCGCCGACTTCCAGAAGGACCCGCAGGTCATCATGTCCCACCCCGGCGAGGGGCTCGACAAATGGGAGGATCTGAAGAACGCCGACCAGTACATACTGGGTGACGAAGGCGTGCAAACCTTCTTCCAGTGGATGGTAACTGCGCTCGGCTTCGACGCCGCCAAGCGCGCGCCCTACACCTACAACACCGCTCCTTTCCTCGCCAACAAGAAGTCGATCCAGCAGGGCTACGTCACCTCGGAGCCGTTCGCGGTCAAGAAGGAAGGCGGCTTCGTGCCGAACCAGTTCCTGCTCGCCGACTATGGCTGGGATACCTATTCGACAACGATCGAGGTGATGCAGGACACGATCGACAAGAAGCCGGAGGTCGTCCAGTGCTTCGTCGATGGCTCGGCCAAGGGCTGGTACAAGTACCTCTACGGCGACAACAAGGCCGCCAACGACATGATCAAGAAAGACAATCCTGACATGACGGACGACCAGATCGCCTTCTCGATCGACCAGATGAAGAAGTTCGGCCTTGCCGATTCGGGCGACACGGAAAAACTCGGCATCGGCGCCATGACCGACGCGCGCATCAAGAGTTTTTACGACAAGATGGTCAAGGCCAAGGTCACACCCGCCGGCATCGACATCACCAAGGGCTACACGCTGGCCTTCGTCAACAAGGGCGTCGGGCTCGACCTCAAGAAATAG
- a CDS encoding ABC transporter ATP-binding protein produces the protein MMREKVAQAPDVTSALLALRGVGKVFSNGVTALSAVDLTIREGDFLSLLGPSGCGKSTALRLIAGLSTPTSGVLDWRGGGSLDRANIGFVFQEPTLLPWASVFDNVWLPLRLKGISRAKAAPAITEMLARVHLTGFEDAVPRELSGGMKMRVSIARAMVTKPRVLLMDEPFAALDEITRFKLNNDLLELWQDERFTVVFVTHSVFESVFLSNRVVVMAARPGRVFDELAIEASYPRDEVFRTSPDYAALCRQASDVLVNAINSTAGAHHDGH, from the coding sequence ATGATGAGAGAAAAGGTGGCGCAAGCGCCGGACGTCACTTCGGCCTTGCTGGCGCTGAGGGGCGTCGGCAAGGTATTTTCCAATGGTGTGACGGCGCTGAGCGCTGTCGATCTGACGATCCGGGAGGGCGATTTCCTCAGCCTGCTCGGCCCGTCCGGCTGCGGCAAATCGACGGCGCTGCGGCTGATCGCGGGCCTGTCGACGCCGACCTCCGGCGTGCTCGACTGGCGCGGCGGCGGTTCGCTCGACCGCGCCAATATCGGCTTCGTCTTCCAGGAGCCAACATTGCTGCCCTGGGCCAGCGTCTTCGACAATGTGTGGCTGCCGCTCAGGCTGAAAGGCATTTCCCGCGCCAAGGCTGCGCCGGCGATAACGGAAATGCTGGCGCGGGTGCACCTGACCGGCTTCGAGGACGCCGTGCCGCGTGAACTGTCGGGCGGCATGAAGATGCGTGTCTCGATCGCGCGGGCCATGGTGACCAAGCCGCGCGTGCTGTTGATGGACGAACCGTTCGCCGCGCTCGACGAAATCACCCGCTTCAAGCTCAACAACGACCTTCTGGAGCTGTGGCAGGACGAGCGCTTCACCGTCGTCTTCGTCACCCACAGCGTCTTTGAAAGCGTCTTTCTCTCCAACCGCGTCGTCGTCATGGCGGCGCGGCCGGGCAGGGTGTTCGACGAACTCGCCATCGAGGCGTCCTATCCGCGCGACGAGGTGTTTCGCACCTCGCCCGACTATGCGGCTCTTTGCCGGCAGGCCTCCGACGTGCTGGTCAACGCCATCAACTCAACCGCAGGCGCGCATCATGATGGCCATTGA
- a CDS encoding ABC transporter permease: MMAIDEGVLKLDPEEARRVRQERFERIGRWVLPLAIMILAIWLWDRICVWNEIPQYILPRPGVVLWTLYNDAGLLFSSLLVTLRITFLSLALAVIGGVGLSVLFAQSKWVEMSFFPFAIVLQVTPIVAIFPLINIYVNNQTTKLLLCAWIVAFFPILSNTTLGLNSVDRNLRDLFKLNGATRWQQLRYLRLPAAMPYFLGGLKIAGGLSLIGAVVAEFVAGTTGQSSGLASRIIEAGYRLNAPRLFAALFLISLTGILIFLVLSLISHLILRRWHESALKQER; this comes from the coding sequence ATGATGGCCATTGACGAAGGGGTGCTCAAACTTGACCCGGAGGAAGCGCGGCGTGTGCGCCAGGAGCGGTTCGAGCGCATCGGCCGCTGGGTGCTGCCGCTGGCGATCATGATCCTAGCGATCTGGCTCTGGGACCGCATCTGCGTCTGGAACGAGATTCCGCAATACATCCTGCCACGGCCCGGCGTGGTGCTGTGGACGCTCTACAATGATGCCGGGCTGCTGTTCTCCTCGTTGCTGGTCACCTTGCGCATCACCTTCCTCAGCCTGGCTTTGGCTGTCATCGGCGGCGTCGGCCTGTCGGTGCTGTTTGCGCAATCAAAATGGGTCGAGATGTCGTTCTTCCCGTTTGCCATCGTGCTGCAGGTGACGCCGATCGTGGCGATCTTTCCGCTGATCAACATCTATGTGAACAACCAGACGACCAAGCTTCTGCTCTGCGCCTGGATCGTCGCCTTCTTTCCGATCCTGTCCAACACCACGCTTGGCCTGAACTCGGTCGACCGCAATCTGCGCGACCTGTTCAAGCTCAATGGCGCGACGCGCTGGCAGCAACTGCGCTATCTCAGGCTGCCGGCGGCGATGCCGTATTTCCTAGGCGGGTTGAAGATCGCCGGCGGACTATCGCTGATCGGCGCCGTGGTGGCCGAGTTCGTCGCCGGCACCACCGGCCAGTCGTCGGGACTTGCTTCGCGCATCATCGAGGCCGGCTACCGGCTCAACGCGCCACGGCTGTTCGCGGCCCTGTTCCTGATCTCGCTCACCGGCATCCTGATCTTCCTCGTGCTGTCGCTGATTTCGCATCTCATTCTCAGGCGCTGGCATGAAAGCGCGCTGAAGCAGGAGCGCTAG
- a CDS encoding cytosine deaminase: protein MIPNAGSYWLANARLHASLTPGLAATYDNDGFTLADIAVADGKISAIAGHDRAVVSSDAIDLAGRVILPCFVDCHTHIDKGHIWPRKPNPDGTFMGALNAAGADRVARWSAEDLAKRMDFSLRSAYAHGTRALRTHLDSVAPQEEISWPVFETMRETWRGRIELQGACLVGIEGVRDKKWFDRLAKRVAAAKGVLGVVTYMVPDLEELLDHVFAQAIKHGLDLDFHADETDDIAAISLKKIAEAALWSGFEGNILVGHCCSLARQPDLEVLDTLDKVAKAGLAVVSLPMCNLYLQDRRGDQTTPRWRGVTLLHEMKARGIPVAVASDNTRDPFYAYGDLDMLEVYRMATRILHFDHPVADWPQAVTATPAKVMRLDGFGMLAAGGDADFILFKGRSWTELLSRPESDRIVVRAGRAIERHLPDYAELDELMVG from the coding sequence TTGATACCCAACGCAGGTTCATACTGGCTCGCCAACGCCCGGCTTCACGCGTCCCTGACGCCAGGGCTCGCCGCGACCTATGACAATGACGGGTTTACGCTCGCTGATATCGCTGTCGCAGATGGTAAGATTTCCGCCATCGCAGGGCATGATCGTGCAGTCGTATCCAGCGATGCTATCGACCTCGCCGGCCGCGTAATCTTGCCGTGTTTCGTCGATTGCCACACCCATATCGACAAGGGCCACATCTGGCCGCGAAAACCGAACCCCGATGGCACGTTCATGGGTGCGCTGAACGCGGCCGGGGCCGACCGCGTGGCGCGCTGGAGCGCCGAGGATCTCGCCAAGCGCATGGATTTCTCGCTGCGCTCCGCCTACGCGCACGGCACGAGAGCGCTGCGCACCCATCTCGACAGCGTCGCGCCGCAGGAGGAAATCTCCTGGCCAGTGTTCGAGACGATGCGCGAGACATGGCGCGGCCGCATCGAATTGCAGGGCGCGTGCCTGGTCGGCATCGAGGGCGTGCGCGACAAGAAGTGGTTCGACAGGCTGGCGAAACGAGTAGCCGCCGCCAAGGGCGTGCTTGGCGTCGTCACCTATATGGTGCCGGATCTGGAAGAGCTGCTCGACCATGTTTTCGCGCAGGCGATCAAGCATGGGCTCGACCTCGATTTCCATGCCGACGAGACCGACGACATTGCCGCGATCTCGCTGAAGAAGATCGCCGAGGCGGCGCTGTGGAGCGGCTTCGAGGGCAATATCCTTGTCGGCCATTGCTGCTCGCTGGCGCGCCAGCCTGACCTCGAAGTGCTGGACACGCTGGACAAGGTGGCGAAAGCCGGGCTGGCGGTGGTGTCGCTGCCGATGTGCAATCTCTACCTGCAGGATCGGCGCGGGGACCAGACCACGCCGCGCTGGCGGGGCGTGACGCTGCTGCATGAAATGAAGGCGAGGGGCATTCCGGTCGCTGTCGCTTCCGACAACACGCGTGATCCTTTCTATGCTTATGGCGACCTCGACATGCTGGAGGTCTACCGCATGGCGACGCGCATCCTGCATTTCGATCATCCGGTCGCCGACTGGCCGCAAGCGGTCACCGCGACGCCGGCCAAGGTGATGCGGCTCGATGGTTTCGGCATGCTGGCGGCTGGTGGGGATGCCGATTTCATCCTGTTCAAAGGTCGAAGCTGGACCGAATTGCTGTCGCGGCCCGAATCGGATCGCATCGTCGTGCGCGCCGGCCGCGCGATCGAGCGGCACTTGCCCGACTATGCCGAACTCGACGAACTGATGGTGGGATGA
- a CDS encoding FAD-binding oxidoreductase encodes MDVSALKRDLDGLKLDDNPAIVQQKSRDFYWYSPVLKQQLDHVTGDLIATPKDEAELIRVLAACHRHGVPVTPRGSGTGNYGQAMPLSGGVVLNLAEMNEIKSIAPGRVVTGPGAVLADIDKATRAHSGQELRLSPSTYNTASIGGFIAGGSGGVGSINFGGLRDFGNVLRLRVVTMEAEPKALELTGEDLHKVTHAYGTNGIITEVEMPLTAAYEWVDVIIGFDAFMDAARYGNALACQDGILTKLITPIAAPVPQLYFKRHQKFFKEGQSICVVMVAQHGLDAFLAFTRRAGGEVIFNAATATPEEKKGLPPAYELAWNHTTLRALRVDPSITYLQSLYPFPNQLALVEKMDAMFPGEVFSHLEFVRLDGNITCFGLPLVKFTTEARLDEIVRLHEENGCPIFNPHRYTLEEGGMKQTDAVQLAFKRETDPQGLLNPGKMIAWENPDYDFRSGRTFLFKGLQKAG; translated from the coding sequence ATGGATGTTTCGGCGCTCAAACGCGATCTCGACGGGCTGAAACTCGACGACAATCCGGCCATCGTCCAGCAGAAGAGCCGCGACTTCTACTGGTACAGCCCGGTGCTGAAGCAGCAGCTCGACCATGTCACCGGCGATCTGATCGCGACGCCGAAGGATGAGGCCGAACTGATCCGCGTGCTGGCCGCTTGTCACCGGCACGGCGTGCCGGTGACGCCACGCGGCAGCGGCACCGGCAATTACGGCCAGGCGATGCCATTGTCGGGCGGTGTCGTGCTCAACCTCGCCGAGATGAACGAGATCAAGTCGATCGCGCCGGGCCGCGTGGTGACCGGCCCGGGAGCGGTGCTGGCCGACATCGACAAGGCGACACGGGCGCATTCCGGGCAGGAGCTGCGGCTATCGCCGTCCACCTACAACACCGCCTCGATCGGCGGCTTCATCGCCGGCGGTTCAGGCGGCGTCGGCTCGATCAATTTCGGCGGGTTGCGCGATTTCGGCAATGTGCTGCGGCTGCGCGTGGTGACGATGGAGGCAGAGCCTAAAGCGCTCGAACTCACCGGCGAGGATCTGCACAAAGTCACCCATGCCTACGGCACCAACGGCATCATCACCGAAGTCGAGATGCCGCTGACGGCGGCCTATGAATGGGTCGACGTCATTATCGGTTTCGATGCCTTCATGGATGCGGCGCGCTACGGCAATGCACTGGCCTGCCAGGACGGCATCCTGACCAAGCTGATCACGCCGATCGCCGCGCCCGTGCCGCAGCTCTATTTCAAGCGGCACCAGAAATTTTTCAAGGAAGGGCAAAGCATCTGCGTCGTCATGGTGGCGCAGCATGGGCTGGATGCTTTCCTGGCCTTCACCCGGCGTGCCGGCGGTGAAGTCATTTTCAACGCCGCTACAGCGACGCCGGAGGAGAAAAAGGGCCTGCCGCCGGCCTACGAGCTGGCATGGAACCACACCACGCTTAGAGCGCTGCGCGTGGACCCTTCGATCACCTATCTGCAATCGCTTTATCCCTTTCCCAACCAGCTGGCTTTGGTCGAGAAGATGGATGCGATGTTTCCGGGCGAAGTCTTTTCGCATCTCGAATTCGTGCGGCTGGATGGCAACATCACCTGCTTTGGCCTGCCCTTGGTGAAATTCACCACCGAGGCGCGGCTCGACGAGATCGTGCGCCTGCATGAGGAGAATGGCTGCCCGATCTTCAACCCGCACCGCTACACGCTGGAAGAGGGCGGCATGAAGCAGACCGATGCCGTGCAGCTCGCCTTCAAGCGCGAGACCGATCCGCAAGGGCTGCTCAACCCCGGCAAGATGATCGCCTGGGAAAATCCGGACTACGACTTTCGCTCTGGCCGGACTTTTTTGTTCAAGGGGCTGCAAAAGGCAGGCTGA